One Lytechinus pictus isolate F3 Inbred chromosome 12, Lp3.0, whole genome shotgun sequence genomic region harbors:
- the LOC135156187 gene encoding uncharacterized protein LOC135156187, translating to MAKYGCPRKFIAIVRQLHDGMLARVQDNGETSDSFHVSNGVKQGCVLAPTLFSLMFSAMLTDAFSNTNMGIGIRYRTDGSVFNLRRLKAKTKVSTDTINDFLFADDCALNASTEADMQHSVDKFSEACNNFGLTISTKKTEVLHQPAPGKPYVEPNITISGQRLNVVDKFTYLGSTLSRNVVIDDEVNARLAKASAAFGRLYKNVWNRRGISTTTKIKVYRAMVLTTLLYGCETWTVYRRHARKLNHFHTTCLRELLGIKWQDRIPDTEVLTRANLPSIYTVLMQSQLRWAGHVVRMPDERLPKKLLFGELQEGRRSHGGPKKRFKDTLKESLKSFNINHDTWEQKAQDRGAWQTAVHKGAEAYEANRTVVAVARRQARKARTANPVAAANIPCPHCQRLFRAQIGLTSHLRTHQAND from the coding sequence ATGGCAAAGTATGGTTGCCCCAGAAAGTTCATCGCCATCGTACGACAGCTCCATGATGGCATGCTGGCAAGAGTTCAGGACAACGGTGAGACCTCTGACTCATTTCATGTCTCAAACGGAGTGAAACAAGGCTGTGTCCTTGCTCCCACTTTGTTCAGTCTCATGTTCTCAGCCATGCTGACTGATGCCTTCAGCAATACAAACATGGGCATTGGCATCAGGTACAGGACTGATGGCTCTGTCTTCAACCTTAGGAGGCTTAAAGCAAAAACCAAAGTCTCAACTGACACTATCAATGACTTCCTGTTTGCTGATGATTGTGCCCTCAATGCTTCCACAGAGGCTGACATGCAGCATAGTGTTGACAAGTTCTCTGAGGCCTGCAACAACTTCGGCCTTACAATCAGCACAAAGAAGACTGAAGTATTACATCAACCAGCTCCAGGAAAGCCTTACGTTGAACCCAACATCACAATAAGCGGACAACGTCTAAATGTGGTGGACAAGTTCACATACCTCGGCAGTACACTCTCAAGAAACGTTGTCATTGACGATGAAGTTAATGCCAGACTTGCTAAGGCAAGTGCTGCCTTTGGCAGACTATACAAGAACGTTTGGAACAGGAGAGGAATCTCAACGACAACCAAGATCAAGGTGTACAGGGCCATGGTTCTTACCACATTGCTGTACGGCTGTGAAACATGGACAGTATATCGGCGCCATGCCAGGAAGTTGAACCATTTCCACACCACCTGTCTGAGAGAGCTTCTTGGCATCAAGTGGCAAGACAGGATACCAGACACTGAGGTCCTCACTCGTGCGAACCTGCCCAGCATTTACACCGTCCTGATGCAGTCTCAGCTCCGGTGGGCAGGACATGTAGTTCGCATGCCGGACGAACGTCTTCCAAAGAAACTTCTGTTTGGCGAGCTCCAGGAAGGAAGACGCTCTCATGGAGGCCCAAAGAAGCGCTTCAAAGACACACTAAAAGAATCACTTAAGTCTTTTAACATCAACCATGACACATGGGAACAGAAAGCCCAAGACAGAGGAGCATGGCAAACAGCTGTACATAAGGGTGCTGAAGCATATGAGGCCAATAGGACCGTAGTGGCCGTAGCCCGCAGGCAGGCCAGGAAGGCAAGGACCGCCAACCCTGTAGCAGCAGCCAATATTCCCTGTCCACACTGCCAGAGACTATTTAGGGCACAGATTGGCCTGACTAGCCATCTGCGGACCCATCAAGCTAATGATTAA